CTAGCTGCCGACACTGATGGCATCGATGGCAGCGGGGATGCCGCCGGTGCCATAATAGCCCCGGACACGCTGGCTCGCGCCGTTCAGCTCGGACTCGCTCCGCAAGCCGCCCTGGCCAATAACGACGCCTATACCTTCTTCGCCGCGCTGGGTAATCTGGTCACCACCGGACCCACCGGCACCAATGTCAATGATATCCGAATCATACTGCGACTCCCATGCCCCAACAAAGAATGAGCTGCGAGAGACCAGGCCTCCGTCAAGTATGGCAGCAATCCGTAAGCTGGGAACACTCACAAACAGATCTAAAACAACCCCTGGAGTAGCAAAGCATGAGCACTGGCAAGAATAAAAACCGACTGCAGCCAACCTACAGAAGGATCATCGCTGCTTTGGCACTTATCTTTTTAGTCACCTATTTCCGACCGGGGCCGCAAGCCTCCGAGCAGCGGGACTCAGAAGCTCGTTTCATCGATTCGCTCCTCGCGGAAATGACCTTGCAAGAGAAGTTGGGGCAGCTCACGCAGTACAGCGGCGAAAGGAGGGATGGGAAAGTCCCTATCAGCCAGGAACATCTCAAGGCACTGCGCCGGGGTGAGGTGGGTTCTTTCCTGAATGTGCTCGGCGCTGATAACACCCATCGGCTGCAGCAGATAGCCGTAGAAGAAACCCGGCTGGGCATACCGCTTCTGTTCGGGTTCGATGTGATCCACGGCCAGAGAACCATCTTCCCGGTGCCCCTGGCTGAAGCCAGCAGCTGGGAACCAGAGCTGGCCTACCGATCGGCCCGAATTGCCGCCGTCGAAGCTACCGCAAACGGGCTGCACTGGACCTTTGCACCGATGGTAGATATCGCCCAGGATCCCCGTTGGGGAAGAATCGCCGAGGGGGCAGGCGAGGACCCCTATCTGGGCTCCGTCTTTGCCGCCGCCCGGGTTAAGGGATTTCAGGGCAACGATCTACGCGCTGCTAACACGCTGCTGGCTTGCGCTAAGCATTTTGTCGCCTATGGCGCGGCCCAGGGCGGTCGGGATTATAATACCGCCGACATTTCCGAACGCACCCTCCACGAACTGTACCTGCCACCCTTCAAGGCAGCAGTACAATCCGGCGTAGCAACCCTGATGAGCGCCTTCAACGAAATCGGCGGCCTACCCATGAGCGCTAATCGGGAGCTCTTAACCACCCTGCTCCGTGACCGGTGGGGTTTCAAAGGCTTCGTCGTAAGTGACTGGACTGCTGTCCAGGAACTCATGAACCACGGTATTGTCGGCACCCGCGCCGCGGCCGGGCGGGCGGCTCTGGAAGCCGGTGTAGATATGGATATGGTCGCAGGGATTTTCGTGAATGATATACCCCCATTGGTACAGACTGAGCAGCTATCTGAAAAGGCGGTGGACGCGGCCGTCCGGAGGGTATTACGTGCAAAAGTGCAGCTGGGCTTATTCGATGACCCCTATCGCTACGGCGACGTCGAACGAGAGAAGTCTCAAATCCTGTCACCGGAGCACCTGCAGGCGGCCCGTGAAATCGCCCGCAAATCAATCGTCCTGCTGAAAAATGACAATCAGACCCTACCGCTCCCGAAAAACCTGAAATCAGTCGCCGTGATTGGCCCTCTGGCAGATGATCAGGCAGTTTGCCTGGGGCCCTGGCACGGCAACGGGCAGGCTGAAGATGTCATCACTATCCTGGCAGGCATCAAGGCGGCCGTCACTACCCGTACCAGGGTTCTGTATGCGAAGGGATGCGACGTACAGGCTAGCGATAAAACCGGCTTTAAGCAGGCCCTATCCCGGGCCCGCGCTGCCGACGCAATTATCCTGGTACTCGGCGAAACCGCTGACATGAGCGGTGAAGCGGCCAGCCGCTCGGACATCGGCCTGCCTGGCCTCCAACTTGACCTGGCCCGGCGCATCCACTCCCTAGGTAAGCCGGTCACTGTGGTTCTG
This window of the Candidatus Neomarinimicrobiota bacterium genome carries:
- a CDS encoding MOFRL family protein; translated protein: LAADTDGIDGSGDAAGAIIAPDTLARAVQLGLAPQAALANNDAYTFFAALGNLVTTGPTGTNVNDIRIILRLPCPNKE
- a CDS encoding glycoside hydrolase family 3 N-terminal domain-containing protein; protein product: MSTGKNKNRLQPTYRRIIAALALIFLVTYFRPGPQASEQRDSEARFIDSLLAEMTLQEKLGQLTQYSGERRDGKVPISQEHLKALRRGEVGSFLNVLGADNTHRLQQIAVEETRLGIPLLFGFDVIHGQRTIFPVPLAEASSWEPELAYRSARIAAVEATANGLHWTFAPMVDIAQDPRWGRIAEGAGEDPYLGSVFAAARVKGFQGNDLRAANTLLACAKHFVAYGAAQGGRDYNTADISERTLHELYLPPFKAAVQSGVATLMSAFNEIGGLPMSANRELLTTLLRDRWGFKGFVVSDWTAVQELMNHGIVGTRAAAGRAALEAGVDMDMVAGIFVNDIPPLVQTEQLSEKAVDAAVRRVLRAKVQLGLFDDPYRYGDVEREKSQILSPEHLQAAREIARKSIVLLKNDNQTLPLPKNLKSVAVIGPLADDQAVCLGPWHGNGQAEDVITILAGIKAAVTTRTRVLYAKGCDVQASDKTGFKQALSRARAADAIILVLGETADMSGEAASRSDIGLPGLQLDLARRIHSLGKPVTVVLLNGRPLAIPWLAENTAAIVEAWFLGVQTGPAVAEVLFGDYNPGGKLPATFQRSVGQVPLPYYLKNTGRPADPDNRWTSKYLDAPITPLYPFGHGLSYTQFEYRKLQIIPAKASAGDTVQVRLEVTNTGPRLGDEVVQLYTRDVVASITRPVKELKAFQRLTLAPRETKAVTFKIPVNLLAFYNADMVPVVEAGKFKIMVGSSATDLRLQGSLTVTGATAIMDESTLYFSTIAVHTIDDRE